TAAGCGCACCAATTGCCCCCAAGTGTGAAGTTGAGCGACACAAACGGCTTGCATGAATTTCTGCTGATAGAATTTAAACCAAAAGTCTGGTGCTTTCTTGCTTTGGCTTTTCTTCCAGCGCTTGCGCCAGCAAAGAAAATCTTGAGTTTTTGGCGGTTCGGCTTCTATAATTGGTGGCAGGTCGGCGTAACTGACAAACCGAGTCTTTCCTTGGGCTATTACCAGAATTACATATCGCCACAAGCGAATATCTTTGATTTGCTCGACTTTGATGTTGAGAAGTAGAGCGATCGCCTCTGGAGTGACAAATCTTGCTAACGGATTAACTGGCTCTGATTCCTGCTGCGGTGTTATCATCATAGTACAACTCGAACTTAAGGTTAGTACAACTCGAACTTAAGGTTAGTACAACTCGAACTTCGGGTCAGGAGAACCCGTTATTGGGTTTTTCGGTTTATAGGCGATCGCTTTAGTTTGCAAGACGGGGGCGATCGCTTTTAATTTATACTAAATTAAAGCTGAGAATTAGGCGGTTGTCAAGTATGGGAATGGTCAGGTTACGAATTAAAGAGTTTACAGATAAAGAAGGCTGGACGCTTAAGGAATTAGCCGATCGCTCTGGAGTCCCATACGGTACGATTAAAACCTACGCACGACTGCCAGAACGAGCAACTGTTGACCTGACTGCCTTAAAAAAGTTGGCTTCTACGTTTAATGTTTTACTAGAAGATTTGTTTGATGTGGTTGAAAAGTAGTTGATGTGCTTGTAGTAATGCGGTGTTATCATGATCGGTAGATGCTCACAATCACTGGTTATTTAGATGTTTGTGGGTTTTATGGAGCGCAATGTCTAGCGACAAGCCTTCGGCTTGGTACACTCGCTCATGGGGAGCCAGTGCCGTGGTGAGGCAGCGCGGTCTTGGGGGTTCCCCCCATGAGCGACTGCCGAAAGGGTTTCCCGACAGTCGTGCATCTGGCGTGGTAACGAACATGACCGCGCTGCTTCACCGCTACGCGTCTACGCTTTGAATTTCTATAAATAATATGAAAGTTGAAATGCCGGCGTTTGTCAAGTATGGGATTAGTTAAGTTACGGATTCGAGAGTTTGCTGGTAAACAAGGATGGACTCTCAAGGAAGTCTCAGAACGTTCAGGAGTCCCATACGGCACGATTAAAACTTATGCGTTGTCTGATGGAATGGCAATGGCTGATGTGACTGCACTATTCAAATTAGCGCGGACTTTTGATGTTTTGATTGAAGATTTGGTTGAGATAGTCAAAGAGTAGTTGATGCGATCGCGCACTCATAGCCATTTTTCCAGTTTATGCCATAATTGACACCAATATTTTGGCATTGTCAGTAATGGCTTGGGAATCAGGGAATCAGTTGCAAAGCGGTAAATACACAATTGACAAAGAATTAGGCGAAGGTGGCTTTGGTATAACTTATCGCGCTAGAGATAACAATGGGCGCTACGTTGTCATCAAGACTTTAAATGATACTGTGCAACGCCGCCCAGATTTTGCTAAATTTCAGCAAGATTTCTTGAATGAAGCGATAAAGCTAGCAAAATGTACTCATCCCCATATCGTGCGGATAGATGAAGTCATCCAAGAGGGTGCGTTATGGTGCATGGTGATGGAATATGTTGATGGGGAAGATTTGGCAAGTTTGGTTGAAAATCAAGGTGCTTTATCTGAAACACAAGCATTACGCTACATTCAGCAGATTGGTGAAGCGCTAATTGTAGTTCACAATAACGGCTTGTTGCATAGAGATATCAAACCACAAAATATCATGTTGCGTTTTGGTAATTTGGAAGCTGTGTTAATTGACTTTGGCATTGCGCGGGATTTTACCCCGAATTTAACAAAGACGCACACGCAAATATTATCTGATGGCTTTGCACCGATTGAGCAATATGACAAA
Above is a genomic segment from Tolypothrix sp. NIES-4075 containing:
- a CDS encoding helix-turn-helix transcriptional regulator — its product is MGMVRLRIKEFTDKEGWTLKELADRSGVPYGTIKTYARLPERATVDLTALKKLASTFNVLLEDLFDVVEK
- a CDS encoding helix-turn-helix domain-containing protein, coding for MGLVKLRIREFAGKQGWTLKEVSERSGVPYGTIKTYALSDGMAMADVTALFKLARTFDVLIEDLVEIVKE
- a CDS encoding serine/threonine protein kinase, which gives rise to MAWESGNQLQSGKYTIDKELGEGGFGITYRARDNNGRYVVIKTLNDTVQRRPDFAKFQQDFLNEAIKLAKCTHPHIVRIDEVIQEGALWCMVMEYVDGEDLASLVENQGALSETQALRYIQQIGEALIVVHNNGLLHRDIKPQNIMLRFGNLEAVLIDFGIARDFTPNLTKTHTQILSDGFAPIEQYDKRAKRGAYSDVYALAATLYTILTGEAPTMAPVRAIGTSLVEPKKINSSISEKVNQAIIKGMEIKPENRPQSIEEWLKLLCL